A single Inediibacterium massiliense DNA region contains:
- the spoIIIAB gene encoding stage III sporulation protein SpoIIIAB produces the protein MIVKILCSIFIILSSSTIGYLYSLRYFQRLQQLKDLYISFQLLETEITYVATPLATAMQKIGNQSNQPIHQIFKNVHKILSQRMGYSVEEAWYQAIENHFNHTALTEEDREILIDFGKNLGCTDQENQTKNFKWIYLQLQKHQQNADELKNKNGKLCKNMGVLAGLAIVIILI, from the coding sequence TTGATCGTTAAAATTTTATGTTCTATATTTATTATTTTATCTTCTTCAACCATAGGATATTTATATTCACTTCGATACTTTCAAAGATTGCAGCAATTAAAAGATTTATATATATCCTTTCAGCTTCTTGAAACAGAAATCACTTATGTAGCTACGCCTCTTGCTACAGCTATGCAAAAAATAGGAAATCAAAGTAATCAACCTATTCATCAAATATTTAAAAATGTTCATAAAATTCTTTCTCAAAGAATGGGATATAGTGTAGAAGAAGCTTGGTATCAAGCTATCGAAAATCATTTTAATCACACAGCTTTAACAGAAGAAGATAGAGAAATATTAATAGATTTTGGAAAAAATTTAGGATGTACAGATCAAGAAAATCAAACAAAAAATTTTAAATGGATCTATTTGCAATTGCAAAAACATCAACAAAATGCAGATGAATTAAAAAACAAAAATGGCAAGTTATGTAAGAATATGGGTGTTCTAGCTGGTTTGGCTATTGTTATTATATTGATATAA
- the folD gene encoding bifunctional methylenetetrahydrofolate dehydrogenase/methenyltetrahydrofolate cyclohydrolase FolD, protein MKAQIIDGKKISGQIRENIIKEVNDLKKSHGITPGLAVIIVGEDEASCVYVSMKEKACKNVGFYSQVHKLPQNTTQNEIIDLVEKLNKDSKIHGILVQVPLPKGIDENIINSHILPSKDVDGFHAVNSGNLFLGNPSFIPCTPKGIMELIKRTGEDITGKHAVVIGRSNILGKPVSILLLRENATVTICHSKTKDLKSHVTMADIVVAAVGSPNLITGDMIKEGAIIIDAGTRKVNGKLVGDVEFDKAKDKASWITPVPGGVGPMTITMLLENTLKAAKDQCK, encoded by the coding sequence ATGAAAGCTCAAATTATTGATGGTAAAAAAATTTCTGGGCAAATTCGTGAAAATATTATAAAAGAAGTAAATGATTTAAAAAAATCTCATGGGATTACTCCTGGTCTTGCTGTAATCATAGTAGGTGAGGATGAAGCTTCTTGTGTATATGTTTCTATGAAGGAAAAAGCTTGTAAAAATGTAGGCTTTTATTCACAAGTACATAAACTTCCTCAAAATACTACTCAAAATGAAATTATTGACTTAGTAGAAAAATTAAATAAAGATTCTAAAATTCATGGTATTTTAGTACAGGTTCCCCTTCCAAAGGGAATAGATGAAAATATTATCAATTCGCATATTCTTCCTAGTAAAGATGTAGATGGATTTCACGCAGTAAATTCAGGCAATCTTTTTTTAGGAAATCCTTCTTTTATTCCTTGTACGCCCAAGGGAATTATGGAACTCATCAAAAGAACAGGAGAAGATATTACTGGAAAACATGCAGTAGTCATCGGAAGAAGCAATATTTTAGGGAAACCCGTTTCAATACTTTTATTAAGGGAAAATGCAACCGTAACGATTTGCCATTCTAAAACAAAAGATCTTAAAAGCCATGTAACTATGGCAGATATTGTAGTAGCTGCTGTTGGAAGTCCTAATCTTATTACAGGAGATATGATTAAAGAAGGTGCTATAATTATTGATGCAGGAACAAGAAAGGTAAATGGAAAATTAGTTGGAGATGTAGAATTTGATAAAGCTAAAGATAAAGCTTCTTGGATTACTCCTGTTCCAGGTGGAGTAGGCCCTATGACAATAACTATGTTACTTGAGAATACATTAAAGGCAGCAAAAGATCAATGCAAATAA
- a CDS encoding polyprenyl synthetase family protein, giving the protein MNLQQALKEKITYIDKAMHTYLPQEDSLQKEIFDAMSYSIFAGGKRLRPILLLAATEFVGGNIDEALPFACAVEMIHTYSLIHDDLPAMDNDDFRRGKPTNHKIYGEGMAILAGDALLNYAFELMIDGALKNKDDAYKKILAIKEIATAAGVYGMIGGQVVDLLSENKKIDGETLEFIHKNKTAALIISSIRAGAILGGANDEELSSLTDFSKNIGLGFQITDDILDIIGDEKKLGKKIGSDEQNHKATYPSIYGLDASIQKVQKLFTDGIHSIERFGTKSEFLIELSDFLVKRDY; this is encoded by the coding sequence ATGAATCTACAACAGGCACTGAAAGAAAAGATCACATACATTGATAAAGCTATGCATACTTATTTACCTCAAGAAGATTCTTTACAAAAAGAAATTTTTGATGCTATGAGCTATAGTATTTTTGCAGGAGGAAAAAGATTAAGACCTATTTTATTACTTGCTGCAACTGAATTTGTAGGAGGAAATATAGACGAAGCTTTACCATTTGCATGTGCAGTAGAAATGATTCATACTTATTCATTGATTCATGATGATTTGCCTGCTATGGATAATGATGATTTTAGAAGAGGAAAACCTACAAATCATAAAATATATGGAGAAGGAATGGCCATTTTAGCAGGAGATGCCCTTCTAAATTATGCTTTTGAATTAATGATAGATGGAGCTTTAAAAAATAAAGATGATGCTTATAAAAAGATTTTAGCTATAAAAGAAATTGCTACAGCTGCAGGAGTTTATGGTATGATCGGAGGGCAAGTTGTCGATCTACTTAGTGAAAATAAAAAAATAGATGGAGAAACCCTAGAGTTTATACATAAAAACAAAACAGCGGCACTAATTATATCATCTATTCGTGCGGGAGCTATATTAGGAGGAGCAAACGATGAAGAGTTATCTTCTCTTACAGATTTTTCTAAAAATATTGGTTTAGGATTTCAAATTACAGATGATATTTTAGATATCATAGGAGATGAAAAGAAATTAGGTAAAAAAATTGGAAGTGATGAGCAAAATCATAAAGCTACTTATCCATCTATTTATGGACTAGACGCTTCTATACAAAAAGTACAAAAATTATTTACAGATGGTATCCATTCCATAGAAAGATTCGGAACAAAATCAGAATTTCTTATCGAATTATCAGATTTCTTGGTAAAAAGGGACTATTAA
- a CDS encoding divergent PAP2 family protein, producing MFFVQQVLKNEMLGVALLSWFIAQVLKVLTSLIKDKKINLYRFVGSGGMPSSHSALVMGLSTAVGLKKGWDSLEYAISIAFALIIMYDASGVRRAVGKQAIILNKIIEDKQKHKPIGEKRLKELVGHTPIEVIAGAILGIFIANLVI from the coding sequence TTGTTCTTTGTTCAGCAAGTTTTAAAAAACGAGATGCTTGGCGTAGCCTTACTATCTTGGTTTATTGCACAGGTACTTAAGGTTTTGACTAGTCTTATAAAAGATAAAAAGATAAATTTATATAGATTTGTAGGTTCAGGTGGAATGCCAAGCTCTCACTCTGCTTTAGTTATGGGACTATCTACTGCTGTTGGTTTAAAAAAAGGATGGGATTCTTTAGAGTATGCTATTTCTATTGCTTTTGCCCTCATCATTATGTATGATGCATCTGGAGTCAGAAGAGCCGTTGGTAAACAGGCTATTATACTCAATAAAATAATAGAAGATAAACAAAAACATAAGCCCATTGGTGAAAAAAGACTTAAAGAACTTGTTGGGCATACTCCTATTGAAGTAATAGCTGGAGCGATCTTAGGAATTTTTATAGCAAACTTGGTAATTTGA
- a CDS encoding Asp23/Gls24 family envelope stress response protein produces the protein MSNNNVDAVENGQIKIADEVVGVIAGLAATEIDGVAGMSGGIGGGIAEMLGRKNLAKGVKVEVGEKETAIDLYIIVEYGVKIPDVAWKIQENVKKAIETMTGLKVVEVNIHVQGVNIDKDEKEENALRVK, from the coding sequence GTGAGCAATAATAATGTAGATGCAGTTGAAAATGGACAAATCAAGATTGCAGATGAAGTGGTTGGAGTAATTGCAGGATTAGCAGCTACTGAAATTGATGGTGTAGCTGGCATGAGTGGTGGCATTGGTGGTGGCATTGCAGAAATGTTAGGTCGTAAAAACCTAGCAAAAGGAGTAAAAGTTGAAGTTGGAGAAAAGGAAACTGCAATAGACCTATACATTATTGTAGAATACGGTGTAAAAATTCCTGATGTTGCTTGGAAAATACAAGAAAATGTAAAAAAAGCAATTGAAACTATGACAGGTCTTAAAGTTGTAGAAGTCAATATACATGTACAAGGTGTAAATATTGATAAAGATGAAAAAGAAGAAAATGCTTTAAGAGTAAAATAA
- the spoIIIAC gene encoding stage III sporulation protein AC, with amino-acid sequence MNVDLIFKIAAIGILVSVLNLVLKHSGREEQAMMTTLVGIVVVLFMVIQLISNLFSTVKTMFQLY; translated from the coding sequence ATAAATGTAGATTTAATTTTTAAAATCGCAGCAATAGGGATATTAGTATCTGTATTAAATTTAGTTCTCAAGCATTCTGGAAGAGAAGAACAAGCTATGATGACTACTCTTGTAGGCATTGTAGTAGTCCTTTTTATGGTTATTCAACTCATTAGTAATCTATTTTCTACTGTAAAGACAATGTTTCAACTATATTAA
- the xseA gene encoding exodeoxyribonuclease VII large subunit: MQIRTLSVSELNRYIHRLLSSDPILNSIYLKGEISNFKLHGSGHAYFSLKDKTSKINCVIFKDHYSKIKFEPQNGMHILVKGYISTYERDGQYQLYIREMEPDGVGALHLAFEQLKIKLKEEGLFDCKKKIPSFPKKIAIVTSPTGAAIRDIISVSKRRSNYIDLLIYPVLVQGENAALEISNAIDYLNKEYTDIDVIIVTRGGGSIEELWAFNEEIVARSIWDSKIPIISAIGHETDYTIADFVADLRAPTPSAAAEIAVPHIGDFKNHLDNFYRKLNTSFNHYIQKKRNQMIRIDTNRLLSITKHKLIEETQRLDILQRNLCNYTNRKIQNYQSQLMKNASKLEALSPFSTILRGYSITFDENGNNIYKINQVKKGDHINIMLTDGHIDCTVTHKKKEAHSIEHFHKS, encoded by the coding sequence ATGCAAATAAGGACTTTAAGTGTATCAGAATTAAATAGATATATTCATAGATTACTAAGCAGTGATCCAATTTTAAATTCCATTTATCTAAAAGGAGAAATTTCAAATTTCAAACTTCATGGAAGTGGTCATGCGTATTTTTCTTTGAAAGATAAGACAAGTAAAATCAATTGTGTGATATTTAAAGATCATTATAGTAAAATAAAATTCGAACCGCAGAATGGAATGCATATATTAGTAAAGGGTTATATTTCAACCTATGAACGAGATGGGCAATATCAATTGTATATTAGAGAAATGGAGCCTGATGGAGTCGGAGCACTACATTTAGCCTTTGAGCAACTAAAGATAAAACTCAAAGAAGAAGGGTTATTTGATTGTAAGAAAAAAATACCTTCTTTTCCTAAGAAAATTGCTATAGTTACATCTCCTACAGGAGCTGCAATTAGAGATATCATTTCTGTTTCTAAAAGAAGAAGTAACTATATAGATTTACTCATCTATCCGGTTTTGGTTCAAGGTGAAAATGCAGCATTAGAAATCTCTAATGCCATAGATTATTTGAACAAAGAATATACAGATATAGATGTGATCATTGTAACTAGAGGAGGGGGCTCTATAGAGGAGTTATGGGCTTTTAATGAGGAAATAGTAGCTAGAAGTATCTGGGATTCAAAAATCCCTATTATATCGGCTATAGGACATGAAACGGATTATACCATAGCAGATTTCGTGGCAGATCTTCGCGCCCCTACTCCCTCTGCTGCCGCTGAAATAGCTGTCCCCCATATAGGAGACTTTAAAAATCATTTAGATAATTTTTATAGAAAACTAAATACTTCATTCAATCATTATATACAAAAAAAACGTAACCAAATGATAAGAATAGATACAAATAGATTATTGTCTATAACAAAGCATAAACTTATTGAAGAAACACAAAGACTAGATATACTTCAAAGGAATTTATGTAACTATACAAATAGAAAAATACAAAATTATCAATCGCAGCTTATGAAAAATGCATCTAAATTAGAAGCATTAAGTCCCTTTTCAACTATTTTAAGAGGATATTCTATTACATTTGATGAAAATGGAAATAATATTTATAAGATCAATCAAGTCAAAAAAGGTGATCATATAAATATTATGTTAACAGACGGACATATAGATTGTACTGTAACTCATAAAAAGAAGGAGGCTCATTCCATTGAACACTTCCACAAATCTTAA
- the spoIIIAE gene encoding stage III sporulation protein AE — protein sequence MKKLLITLVLLSFLYPHCIYAQNEEPIKDQLILEQLENTDLEGLEESVKSLNHDLEDYFPTIDIKKLLLSFVKGEETFELKKILQGLFKYIFKEIVANSSLLAKLIVLSILCAFLNNLSTAFESEAVGKMAYMACYLMVISIAVKSFSIATSIGIQAIDDMVSFMQALLPVLLTFLISMGAITSTALFQPVVVASVSIISTLIKDLIMPIIFFSVILSIVNHLSSKLQVSRLASFLKQVCIVLIGFMLTIFTGIITIQGLTASTTDGVTIRTAKFAADQFIPVVGGFISDAFDTIVGYSLLLKNATGALGLIVLAFIVMMPLLKILSLIFIYKVTTAVIEPIAENPLIECLNDMSNAMILILGSVICVAIMFFLAVTMIVGAGNITMMMR from the coding sequence ATGAAAAAATTATTAATCACATTAGTTCTACTCTCTTTTTTGTATCCTCATTGTATTTATGCACAAAATGAAGAACCCATTAAGGATCAATTGATCTTAGAACAATTGGAAAACACAGACTTAGAGGGATTAGAAGAATCTGTGAAGAGTTTGAATCATGATCTAGAAGATTATTTTCCCACAATAGATATAAAAAAATTATTACTTTCTTTTGTAAAAGGAGAAGAAACTTTTGAACTAAAAAAAATATTACAAGGTTTATTTAAATACATTTTTAAAGAAATTGTAGCAAATTCTTCATTACTGGCAAAACTTATTGTTCTATCTATTCTTTGTGCTTTTTTAAATAATTTATCTACTGCTTTTGAAAGTGAAGCAGTAGGGAAAATGGCTTATATGGCCTGCTATTTAATGGTTATTTCTATTGCTGTAAAAAGTTTTTCTATTGCTACAAGCATAGGAATACAAGCTATTGATGATATGGTCTCTTTTATGCAAGCATTGCTTCCTGTATTATTAACATTTTTAATATCTATGGGAGCAATTACTTCAACGGCTCTTTTTCAGCCAGTTGTTGTAGCTTCTGTAAGTATTATCAGTACTCTTATAAAAGATTTAATCATGCCCATTATATTTTTTTCAGTGATACTATCTATAGTAAATCATCTTTCCTCTAAATTACAAGTGTCTAGACTTGCATCTTTTCTTAAGCAAGTTTGCATTGTACTTATAGGATTTATGCTTACAATATTTACAGGAATTATTACCATTCAAGGTCTTACAGCTTCTACTACGGATGGAGTCACTATTCGAACAGCTAAATTTGCAGCGGATCAATTTATTCCCGTAGTAGGAGGATTCATATCAGATGCTTTTGATACCATTGTTGGCTATTCTTTGCTTCTTAAAAATGCCACAGGGGCTTTAGGATTAATTGTCTTAGCTTTTATTGTAATGATGCCTCTTTTGAAAATACTATCTTTAATTTTTATCTATAAGGTCACAACAGCAGTCATAGAACCTATAGCTGAAAATCCATTAATAGAATGTCTTAATGATATGAGCAATGCAATGATTTTAATATTAGGAAGTGTAATCTGTGTAGCCATTATGTTTTTTTTAGCAGTAACTATGATTGTAGGAGCTGGTAATATTACCATGATGATGAGGTAG
- the spoIIIAF gene encoding stage III sporulation protein AF, whose amino-acid sequence MNMMDFLRSWILNIVSVVIFITFLEMLLPNSNMKKYIKMVIGLLVMIVILSPLLQIVHGNFNIEEEVLKTSLEIDKKNLSLNSHNLENIQDQQVMNLYTQKIESNVKEKIEQDTQYIVLKVNAEIETSKDHNHFGTIKKMEIVLKNPTDHSTTKNIQTISILPIGKQPDATYESLDAIPVIKKIKESVSNIYQMDKDQISISMYDEK is encoded by the coding sequence ATGAACATGATGGACTTTTTACGATCTTGGATTCTGAATATTGTATCTGTTGTAATTTTCATTACTTTTCTAGAAATGTTATTGCCCAATAGTAATATGAAAAAATATATCAAAATGGTTATCGGACTTTTGGTCATGATTGTGATTTTAAGCCCACTGCTACAAATCGTACATGGAAATTTTAATATAGAAGAAGAAGTTTTGAAAACATCTTTAGAAATAGATAAAAAAAATCTTTCTTTAAACTCTCATAATCTAGAAAATATTCAAGATCAACAAGTAATGAATTTATATACACAAAAAATAGAGTCAAATGTCAAAGAAAAAATTGAACAAGATACACAGTATATAGTGTTAAAAGTCAATGCTGAAATAGAAACATCTAAAGATCATAATCACTTTGGAACTATAAAAAAAATGGAGATTGTTTTAAAAAATCCTACTGATCATTCTACAACAAAAAATATTCAAACCATTTCTATTTTACCAATAGGAAAGCAACCCGATGCAACTTATGAATCTCTCGATGCTATTCCTGTTATCAAAAAAATAAAAGAAAGTGTTTCAAATATATACCAAATGGATAAAGATCAAATTTCTATTTCTATGTATGATGAAAAATGA
- the spoIIIAA gene encoding stage III sporulation protein AA, with translation MEIQKDKNFKNRQFVSNGLKKEILESLPIQLREIFIRLPSNYIKDMEEIRLRNGKPLMFFAKNQDFFISKDGKIIKDPSQSYMITKEDIHKAYELITDYSVYALEEEIKNGFVTLKGGHRVGICGTSVLNNNQIKTIKDISGLNIRISKQKIGISDHIMSYLLDQETFYNTLIVSPPQCGKTTLLRDIIRNLSNGIPSLNFRGFKIGVVDERSEICGVYQGTAQNDIGIRTDILNACPKAQGMMMLIRSMSPQVIATDEIGKKEDIEALEEALHAGIKLITTVHGKSIEEIEKRENLNHLLSQGTFERIIILSNHPKVGTIKMIIDGKTKKTITTYPLKERRNVFDR, from the coding sequence ATGGAAATACAAAAAGATAAAAATTTTAAAAATAGGCAGTTTGTAAGTAACGGATTAAAAAAAGAAATATTAGAATCACTTCCTATTCAATTAAGAGAAATATTTATTAGACTTCCTTCTAACTATATAAAAGATATGGAAGAAATCAGACTCAGAAATGGAAAGCCTCTAATGTTTTTTGCAAAAAACCAAGATTTTTTCATTAGTAAAGACGGAAAAATTATAAAAGATCCTTCCCAGAGTTATATGATTACAAAAGAAGATATCCATAAAGCATACGAACTCATTACAGATTATTCTGTTTACGCATTAGAAGAAGAAATAAAAAATGGATTTGTCACCCTAAAAGGTGGACATAGAGTTGGGATTTGTGGCACCTCTGTCCTTAACAATAATCAAATTAAAACAATAAAGGATATTTCTGGTCTTAATATTAGAATTTCAAAACAAAAAATAGGGATATCTGATCATATTATGAGTTATCTTCTAGATCAAGAAACTTTTTATAATACGTTGATTGTATCTCCTCCTCAGTGTGGAAAAACGACTTTACTTAGAGATATTATAAGAAATTTAAGCAATGGCATACCTTCGTTAAATTTTAGAGGATTTAAAATAGGTGTTGTAGATGAGAGATCTGAAATTTGTGGAGTATATCAAGGAACAGCTCAAAATGATATAGGGATAAGGACAGATATACTCAATGCTTGTCCTAAGGCTCAGGGCATGATGATGCTCATTCGTTCCATGTCTCCTCAAGTCATTGCTACAGATGAGATCGGAAAAAAAGAAGATATTGAGGCACTAGAAGAAGCACTTCATGCAGGGATTAAACTTATTACAACTGTTCATGGAAAAAGTATTGAAGAAATAGAAAAAAGAGAAAATCTAAATCATTTACTTTCTCAAGGAACGTTTGAAAGAATTATTATTCTTTCTAATCATCCTAAAGTTGGAACCATAAAAATGATTATAGATGGAAAAACAAAAAAAACAATCACTACCTATCCTCTAAAAGAGAGGAGGAATGTATTTGATCGTTAA
- a CDS encoding DUF2273 domain-containing protein, with product MIMDKEKIICIFHKHFWKIIGICIGLLSSILILTIGIIKTIFISIFIYIGYFIGSKLDNKENLIEILDKILPLGKYKQ from the coding sequence ATGATCATGGATAAAGAAAAAATAATTTGTATATTTCATAAACATTTTTGGAAAATTATAGGTATATGTATAGGCTTACTATCTAGTATATTAATTTTAACTATAGGAATAATCAAAACAATTTTTATAAGCATATTCATCTATATAGGGTATTTTATTGGAAGTAAACTAGATAACAAAGAAAATTTGATAGAAATATTAGATAAAATACTTCCTCTAGGAAAGTATAAACAATAA
- the amaP gene encoding alkaline shock response membrane anchor protein AmaP, producing MKFIDRFFLGIYTLCIAVISLVLIVIPFNAFTYNWAIYFFEKYQMNLENSIIPMIFFIMSIRFLLSGTKNSKSEIKSIIRHSNYGEIQISIEAIQNMAEKASKCIHGLKDLKATAKYKDDHLFIEIKAFALSDTNIPETSISIQQKVKEHIEATTGIKVTDVKIMIHDIALQSKKRVE from the coding sequence ATGAAGTTTATAGACAGATTTTTTTTAGGTATATATACTTTATGCATTGCTGTGATATCTTTAGTACTTATAGTAATTCCTTTTAATGCGTTTACTTATAATTGGGCCATCTATTTTTTTGAAAAATATCAAATGAATTTGGAAAATAGTATCATTCCTATGATCTTTTTTATCATGAGTATAAGATTTCTTCTTTCAGGAACGAAAAACTCTAAATCAGAAATAAAATCCATCATTAGACATTCAAATTATGGGGAAATACAAATTTCAATAGAAGCTATTCAAAATATGGCCGAAAAAGCTTCTAAATGTATTCATGGATTAAAAGACTTAAAAGCAACAGCAAAATATAAGGATGATCACCTTTTCATAGAAATAAAAGCTTTTGCCCTTAGTGATACAAATATTCCTGAAACTTCTATTTCTATTCAACAAAAGGTAAAAGAACATATTGAAGCCACTACAGGAATTAAAGTCACAGACGTAAAAATCATGATTCATGATATTGCACTACAAAGCAAAAAAAGAGTAGAATAA
- the nusB gene encoding transcription antitermination factor NusB, which produces MNRKLAREMVMKLCFQMDIQNDFSEEMIEKFLKDLPENDQENYIKKVATSFISNKEKIDQLIEKHSKGWKINRLAKVDLTILRIAITEIYYIEDVPEVVSINEAVELSKKFSTDESSKFINGVLGSILEDK; this is translated from the coding sequence ATGAATAGAAAACTAGCACGTGAAATGGTAATGAAATTATGCTTTCAAATGGACATCCAAAATGATTTTTCTGAAGAAATGATTGAGAAATTTCTAAAAGACTTACCTGAAAACGATCAAGAAAATTATATAAAAAAAGTAGCTACAAGTTTTATTTCAAATAAAGAAAAAATTGATCAGTTAATTGAAAAACATTCAAAGGGTTGGAAAATAAATAGACTTGCCAAAGTAGATCTTACCATTCTTAGAATAGCCATTACAGAAATTTATTATATAGAGGATGTTCCAGAAGTTGTTTCAATTAATGAAGCTGTTGAGCTTTCTAAAAAATTTAGCACAGATGAATCAAGTAAATTTATAAATGGTGTCCTAGGAAGTATATTAGAGGATAAATAA
- the spoIIIAD gene encoding stage III sporulation protein AD, whose translation MEIFKIVALGIIATVLTIVLKNQKPEISIQISIATGIIIFIFIATKLASVLEVLNMFAKKINMDVVYITTILKIVGIAYVAEFGAQVCKDAGETTIASKIELAGKILIMVLSIPILLALFDLIVQLMP comes from the coding sequence ATGGAGATATTTAAAATAGTAGCTTTGGGAATTATAGCAACAGTCTTAACCATTGTACTTAAAAATCAAAAACCAGAAATATCAATACAAATTAGCATAGCAACAGGAATCATCATCTTTATCTTCATAGCTACAAAATTAGCATCTGTATTAGAAGTGTTAAATATGTTTGCTAAAAAAATTAATATGGATGTAGTATATATTACAACAATTTTAAAAATAGTAGGTATTGCATATGTAGCAGAATTTGGTGCTCAAGTTTGTAAAGATGCAGGAGAAACAACAATTGCTTCTAAAATTGAATTGGCTGGCAAAATTCTTATTATGGTACTATCTATTCCTATTTTACTTGCACTTTTTGATTTGATTGTACAACTAATGCCATAG
- a CDS encoding exodeoxyribonuclease VII small subunit — protein sequence MNTSTNLKFKKEDSFEEAIEKLESIVNLLDEGTLSLDKTLALYEEGIHIYRYCNDQLDKSEQKIQILMNGKETSFELSDE from the coding sequence TTGAACACTTCCACAAATCTTAAATTTAAAAAAGAAGATTCATTTGAAGAAGCTATAGAAAAATTAGAATCCATAGTAAATTTATTGGATGAAGGAACTCTATCTTTAGATAAAACTCTAGCTTTATATGAAGAAGGAATACATATTTATAGATATTGTAATGATCAATTAGATAAAAGTGAACAAAAAATTCAAATACTCATGAATGGAAAAGAAACTTCTTTCGAGCTATCTGATGAATAA
- a CDS encoding SpoIIIAH-like family protein → MFKIRGRNVLVLSLAFTLCLIGYLNYAINKYTALETSTDFQKYEEEQLKQNSKKENNPVESTDPSETAKAEKNVVDSSNQEINDIIQKTSKNIKESIHSQKVSKTNYFIESRLNMNLEREKMVSLLNEIINNDKTDEENRKAATNEKMKLIDIMNKEKVIENLIQSKGFEDALVFITENSVNVIVGIEQLADSDVAKILDIVMRETKYSPEHIKILNKF, encoded by the coding sequence ATGTTTAAAATACGAGGAAGGAACGTTTTAGTTTTATCATTAGCATTTACACTTTGTTTAATTGGTTATTTAAATTATGCAATCAATAAATATACCGCATTAGAAACATCTACAGATTTTCAAAAATATGAAGAAGAACAACTTAAACAAAATTCAAAAAAAGAAAATAATCCAGTAGAATCTACTGATCCAAGCGAAACTGCAAAAGCAGAAAAAAATGTGGTAGATAGCAGCAATCAGGAAATAAATGATATTATTCAAAAAACGAGTAAAAATATTAAAGAAAGTATCCATAGTCAAAAGGTAAGTAAGACAAATTATTTTATAGAATCTAGATTAAATATGAACTTAGAAAGAGAAAAAATGGTATCCTTATTAAATGAAATTATTAATAACGATAAAACAGATGAAGAAAACAGAAAAGCAGCTACAAATGAAAAAATGAAATTGATTGACATTATGAATAAAGAAAAAGTAATTGAAAACTTGATTCAGTCAAAAGGTTTTGAAGATGCGTTGGTATTTATTACAGAAAACTCTGTAAATGTAATTGTAGGAATAGAGCAATTGGCAGATTCTGATGTAGCAAAAATATTAGATATTGTGATGAGAGAGACAAAATATTCTCCAGAACATATAAAAATATTAAATAAATTTTAG